In Cyprinus carpio isolate SPL01 chromosome A14, ASM1834038v1, whole genome shotgun sequence, a single window of DNA contains:
- the LOC122147554 gene encoding ras-related protein Rab-28-like has protein sequence MRLGKQRIWDSLSLHPHVITLPGNLNVTLQVWDIGGQTIGGKMLDKYIYGAQGVLLVYDITNSQSFENLEDWLNMVRKSNEESGTQPAISLIGNKIDLEHVRTVKMEKHQRFCQENGLISQFVSAKTGDSVFLCFQRLAAEIVGVKLNKAEMEQSQHVVKADIVNYSQESVARTVNPPRSSMCTIQ, from the exons ATGAGGCTGGGAAAACAGAGAATCTGGGATAGTCTCTCACTTCACCCTCACGTGATCACCCTTCCAG GAAACCTGAATGTGACGCTGCAGGTGTGGGACATCGGCGGACAGACTATCGGAGGAAAAATGCTCGACAAATACATCTACGGAgcacag ggcgTGCTCCTGGTGTATGACATCACTAATTCTCAGAGTTTTGAGAATCTTGAAGATTGGCTGAACATGGTGAGAAAATCCAACGAAGAGTCCGGCACACAGCCGGCGATATCCCTGATCGGAAACAAGA ttgatCTGGAGCATGTGCGGACAGTAAAGATGGAGAAGCATCAGCGCTTCTGTCAGGAAAACGGACTCATCAGTCAGTTTGTGTCTGCGAAGACAGGAGACTct gtgttTCTGTGTTTCCAGAGGCTGGCAGCTGAGATTGTGGGCGTAAAGCTGAATAAGGCTGAGATGGAGCAGTCTCAG CACGTGGTTAAAGCAGACATAGTGAACTACAGTCAGGAGTCGGTGGCTCGAACCGTCAACCCTCCGCGCAGCTCCATGTGTACCATACAGTGA